One Canis lupus familiaris isolate Mischka breed German Shepherd chromosome 20, alternate assembly UU_Cfam_GSD_1.0, whole genome shotgun sequence genomic region harbors:
- the OR7A17 gene encoding olfactory receptor family 7 subfamily A member 17: MEPGNDSQISEFLLLGLSEEPELQPLLFGLFLSMYLITIFGNLLIILAVRSDPHLHTPMYFFLANLSFVDICFTSTTVPKMLLNIQTQIKVITYKGCITQIYFFLLFTALDDFLLAVMAYDRLVAICHPLHYRVIMKPTCCALLVLMSWMISALNSLLQSLMVLWLSFCSEVEISHFFCELNQVVQLACSDTFLNDLVMYFAAVFLAGGPLTGILYSYSKIVSSIQRISSAQGKYKAFSTCASHLLVVSLFYCTLIGVYLSSAATQSSHSSAVASVIYTVVTPMLNPFIYSLRNKDIKRALKRIIGVPVM; the protein is encoded by the coding sequence ATGGAACCAGGAAATGATTCACAAATTTCAGAGTTTCTTCTTTTGGGATTATCTGAGGAACCAGAACTGCAGCCCCTCCTATTTGGGCTTTTCCTCTCCATGTACCTGATCACTATCTTTGGAAACCTGCTCATAATCCTGGCTGTCAGGTCAGACCCTCACCTCCATACCCCGatgtacttcttccttgccaaccTGTCCTTTGTAGACATCTGTTTCACCTCCACCACCGTCCCCAAGATGCTCCTGAACATTCAGACTCAGATTAAAGTCATCACCTATAAAGGCTGCATCACTCAGATatactttttcctcctcttcactGCACTGGATGACTTTCTCCTGGctgtgatggcctatgaccgccTCGTGGCCATCTGTCACCCCCTGCACTACAGGGTCATCATGAAACCTACCTGCTGTGCACTGCTGGTTCTGATGTCCTGGATGATAAGTGCGCTGAATTCCTTATTACAAAGCTTAATGGTATTGTGGCTGTCCTTCTGTTCAGAGGTGGAAATCTCCCACTTCTTTTGTGAACTCAATCAAGTGGTCCAACTTGCCTGTTCTGACACCTTTCTTAATGACCTGGTGATGTATTTTGCAGCTGTTTTTCTGGCTGGTGGTCCCCTCACTGGGATACTTTACTCTTACTCTAAGATAGTTTCCTCCATACAGAGAATCTCATCTGCTCAGGGCAAGTATAAAGCATTTTCCACCTGTGCATCTCACCTCTTGgttgtctctttattttattgtacACTCATAGGAGTGTACCTTAGCTCTGCTGCTACCCAGAGCTCTCATTCAAGTGCAGTGGCCTCAGTAATATACACAGTGGTCACGCCCATGCTGAACCCCTTCATCTACAGCCTGAGGAACAAAGACATAAAGAGGGCTCTGAAAAGAATCATTGGAGTTCCAGTGATGTAA
- the OR7A71 gene encoding olfactory receptor family 7 subfamily A member 71 (The RefSeq protein has 2 substitutions compared to this genomic sequence), with the protein MEPGNLTGVSEFLLLGFSEGPELQPFIFGLFLSMYLITVFGNLLLILAVSSDSHLHTPMYFFLANLSFVDICFTSTTVPKMLINIQTQSKVITYEGCLSQMYFFILFAGLDIFLLTVMAYDRFVAICHPLHYLVIMNPRVCGLLVLVPWIMSILNSLLESIMVLRLSFCTVLEIPHFFCELNQMIQLACSDTFLSNMVMYFAAVLLGGVPFAGILYSYSKIVSSIRGISSAQGKYKAFSTCASHLSVVSLFYCTVLGVYLSSAAPQSSNSSAVASVMYTVVTPMLNPFIYSLRNRDIKRTLMRFSRMSALKWPTVLG; encoded by the coding sequence ATGGAGCCAGGAAACCTTACAGGAGTTTCAGAGTTTCTTCTTCTGGGGTTTTCAGAAGGACCAGAACTGCAGCCCTTCATATTTGGGCTTTTCCTCTCCATGTACCTGATCACTGTGTTTGGAAACCTGCTCCTCATCCTGGCTGTCAGCTCTGACTCCCACCTCCATACACCCATGTACTTTTTCCTCGCCAACCTGTCCTTTGTAGACATCTGTTTCACCTCCACCACTGTCCCCAAGATGCTGATAAACATCCAGACTCAGAGCAAAGTGATCACTTATGAAGGATGCCTCAGCCAGATGTATTTTTTCATACTCTTTGCAGGATTAGACATCTTTCTCCTGACTGTGATGGCTTATGACCGCTTTGTAGCCATCTGCCACCCCCTGCACTACTTGGTCATCATGAACCCTCGGGTATGTGGACTGTTGGTTCTGGTGCCCTGGATCATGAGCATCTTGAATTCCTTGTTAGAAAGCATAATGGTGTTGCGCTTGTCCTTCTGTACAGTCTTGGAAATCCCCCACTTTTTCTGTGAACTCAATCAGATGATACAACTTGCATGTTCTGACACCTTTCTCAGTAACATGGTGATGTATTTTGCAGCTGTGCTTCTGGGTGGTGTTCCTTTTGCTGGAATCCTTTACTCTTATTCCAAGATAGTTTCCTCTATACGTGGGATCTCATCAGCTCAGGGAAAGTATAAAGCATTTTCCACCTGTGCATCTCACCTCTCAGTTGTCTCCTTATTTTATTGTACAATCCTGGGAGTGTACCTTagctctgctgctccccagaGCTCCAACTCAAGTGCGGTGGCCTCAGTGATGTGCACGGTGGTCACACCCATGCTGAACCCCTTCATCTACAGCCTGAGGAACAGAGACATTAAGAGGACTCTTATGAGATTTTCTAGAATGTCAGCTCTAAAATGGCCAACTGTTCTGGGCTGA